Sequence from the Bacillus thermozeamaize genome:
CATCGCGATAACCAGTGTCAAATTGTTGCTGATGAGGATGATCACGCCGATGCACGCAAAGAGATATCCTTTTTTCTGGTCATTCAGTCCGTGCGCACGGTAAACGCCCAGGATGATCAGCAGGAGGGCGACAATTGTAACAAAACCTACCAGCTTATGCAGGAGCAAAAAAACGCCCGTTCCGATGAGCAGCAAAGACGTATTGCGTTGGCGTTGTTTTTTTGTCGCGTCCATGTCGCACCTCCCTCATCCTCTGAAAAAGGGCCTACACCGGCCAATGACACCGGAATGGCATGCAAGACGGAACAGGAAGAAAAGCCATAGAGCGGCAAGACTGCCCTATGGCCTCGTATCTTTCTATAACTATAGCACATCTTTCCGGCAAGATGACGTATAGGTCATGTACAGCCATTTTAATCGGTTGTCAGTTGTCCGAAAGTTCTTGTGGCTCTGTCCGGGTATCCTGTTCCGGGCGCACTTTTTCCCGCAACGCCTGCAACTGTTCTTCGATCTTCTGCTGTGTCGCGGCATCAGTGGCCTGATAAGGGTTGACAGCATACCCCTGTCCTAAATGGGGCTTGCGAAGAATTTCCGCCTCGATCTCCATTTGCATGATTTTCTCTTCCATACGGTGAAAGCCGCGTGCCGCCTGTCCTGTCTCCAGCACATTCGCACTGGATACCTGCGCCATATGCTTCCGTGTTTTCGCCAGCTGGGCACGCGCCGCAAGTTCATGGCGCTTGTTCCGCATCTGGTAATATTGATCTTTCATCTCGTGAAGCTGCTGCACCAATTCTTCCACCGTGTTCTTGGCTTGTAGGTGAAGGTCCCGGATCTCCTTCACTTTCTCATCATGATATAGTTTTTCTTCCAACCACATGCGGGCCCTGGATTCCTCCCCGTTTCTCAAGGCCTCCATGGCTTTCGCTTCCCGATCCATGCTCAGCCGCACGGACTCATCCAAACGCTGCCTCAACTTCCGTTCAGTGGCCATCTGCTTGGCAACGCCTACCTCTGCTTGCGCGATTTCCTCCTCCATATCACGCAGATACTGGTTCAACATGACTACGGGATCTTCCACCTTGTCCAGCATGTCATTCAGGGAAGCTCTTGTGATATCCTTAATCCGCTGAAAAACGCCCATCTCACTGATCTCCTTCCTTTGTGTTTGATTGGATCGATGTTTTGGTTTTCTTCTCGTACTCCTTCAGCTTGGCACGCAGCGCTTCAATTTCTTTTTCCAGCGCCTTTTTCTCAAGATCTTTCATCATCTCATCCAGATGCGAGTCTTTCGGCGGCATCCCAGCCGCTTCCTGGCTCACTGCCGGGCCGTCCATGCTGGGGGCATGTTCTCCCATCGTGCCCCAGCCGCCTCCCGTATGTCCCCAACCTCCACCGGATTTATGTCCCCACATTGAGCTGCTGTAGCCGCTCCAGCCTGGCGAGAACATTTGGTCCGGTTCTTTCGGAATCACCAGGCTGGCAATGATGTACAACGGGATGATCACACCTCCGGAAAAGAAGGCAGCCAATGCCACAACCAACCGCAGCAGGGTAGGGTCAACGTTGAGCACTTCCGCCAACCCGCCGCACAATCCTGTCAGTTTTCGGTCTCTGCTCGAACGATACAGCTTTTTCATCACTTACAGCCCTCCTGACTCAACCTCTGACGTAATCGATTCACTTCCTCCTCCACCGCCTGAAGCGCGGTACTGCTTGCGGCAACCGGTGCACTCCGGGTCATTTGCCGGACCTCACGCCATGCTTTCGATTCCAGCTCCAGGTCGGAAATGCGCTCCTCTATGCGACGAAACATCTGCCTGTCGGGCCTGAGCCCCATTTTCCCCGTCCACTGGTTCATCTGCTGCTGCAGGCGCACCGTCTCCAACCGTGCCTGAAAATACCCTCGGTGCTCCAGCAATTCCTGGTATTCCATCCTTAATTCCAGCAATTGATTTTCCATTTCAAGCAGCGATTTCTCGCTTTCTTCACACAATACGCGGTAATCCCTGCTTTTCTCCTCGTAGTGCACCTTCTCTTGGATAGCCAGGCGGGCCATTTCCTCTTCACCGGCTTTCATGGCAAGATAAGCCTGATGCTCCCTTTTTTGCTTCATCTCTTCGGAATAAACAAGCTGCCGTTTCAGGAACTGCACGTGAACCTGACACTGCCGGTACAAGCGTTCCAATTTATGGATTTGTTCCCGCAGTTCCGCCAAGTAGCGATCCATCAGTCGAATGGGATCCTCTGTCTGTTCCAACATCTCATGGAAAGTGGCTACGCCGATGTCTCGCATCCGTCTGAATACACCCAATCAAGCTCCCTCCTTTAATATTGCAACTACAAGAAAACCAACATCCTGGTTTCATTGTAGGGAAACCCCGGCTTTGCCAAAACCGACCCGCGGCGGTTTTTCCCCCTGGACCAAAGACCGGGAAACTTGTCCGACTTGTGTCGAACCAACCCCCTAATGCAATGGAAAACTGCGGAACCGTCACGGCATTTCTTCGTCCAAACAAATGAAAACGCAATGCACAGAAAGGGGAAACACAATGGAAAAAGCCAAGGCATGGAAAAAGAGATTGTTTACGGCCCTTAGCGTTTCATCCCTGTCGCTGCTTTTGGTCGGCTGCGGAACAACGGCACCGGAATCGGCGCCACAAGAACCCGCAAGCGCCAATGGCGCTCCTGCCCAAGAACCCGCTTCTGCGCAAGAACCAGTTGACCATCAAAACAAGCCGTCAGGTCAGGATCCGGATACACCGGTCGTAAAAAACCTGGAACGCCCCGAAAAAGCAGAGATCAAGCTGAACCTGGAAGGGATGGAAGAAACGGAAACGGGAACACTGACGAAAAGCAGCGATCAGAAATACAGCTTCTACTTGCTGCCCGGTTTTGAATGGACGGCCGAAGAACCGGGAAAGGATCTCATTTCCTTTAAGAACGATGATCGTTTCAACATGCGGATCGAAAAAATAGGTTCCGTCACCAACCTGGAAGATCTAAGGAAAAACATGGAAGAGGAACTGGCCATGATCGGAAAGGTGGAGGACGTCAAAAATGCCGGGATTTCGGAACCGTTCAAGAAAAACGCTATCCTTTACCTTCGCGCCTCATCCGAGGATCTGACAAAAAATATTGTCGTCACGGCGATTGACGGGACGATGTTCCGCTTCACCATGTCCCTGCCGCATACCGAAGCGGCCGAAGGAGTGGAGCCCCGCTTCTGGGCGATGCTGGAAACCTTGAAAACAGGGGATTGAGGAAGAATAAGAAAAATCCATATTGATAAAAAAGCAGGGTCCCGCTGAGGGGAATCCCTGCTTTTTCTTTAACATATGTATGGTGAAAGAAATAGATGATGGTATAATGACAGGGAGTGTAGATTTTTGTCAGTAAGATCGGCTTATTGTAGATCGTTGACTTTAGGAGGGCCGCTGATTGTTTTTTCAACAGATCCTCGATTTTCTGATGAATTTCGGCGCTTGGGGGCTTTTTATTCACGCCTTTATTGACGCAATCATCTTTCCGATACCCGCCTTTTTCCTGCAAGTGTCCCTGAGCTTGATCAATCCATCCTCCGCATTATGGCTTGCGACAGTTGGGTACATCGGCTGTCTCCTGGGAACACCGTTTGGCTATCTGATCGGAAAGTTTTTAGGAAATTCTCTGTTGTATAAATTGCTGAAAAAACAGTGGATAGAATCTGCGTCAGCAATGTTTCAACGAAATGGAGAACTGGCCATCCTGGTCGGCTCCTTTACGCCCATTCCATTCAAAGTGTTTACCATCCTGGCCGGATGCCTAAAATTTTCCCTTTGGCGGCTGATCGGATACGCGGCCATCGGACGGGCAGCCAAGTTTTACGTGGTTGGTGCGCTGTTCTTCGTGTATGGCAAGGCGGCAGAAGCCATGGTCAACGAGTACTTGAACTACCTTTTCCTTGGAGTGGCCTTGCTGCTGACGTTCGTGATCCTTTTCAAGAAAAGGATGCAAAAGAACAGGCAAGAGCAAAAAGAACAAACGGAAGAAATCTGACCTCCACCGTGTCAAGCGGCCAAACACATATGTTGGATTGGCGTGCGTCACGAAAACCCTTGATTTAAGAGGGTTTCTCTTTGGCAAAGGTTGAACCGGGGTTGTCAGGGCAAAAGGTGAGTAAAAAATCCGGACGGTTGCGCCCGGATTTCATTTTACACAATCATTCTTCTTTGGATTGCAACTGGTTAAGGAAGATCATGACGAACTTGATCAACTCGAGCACAGAGATCAACGCAGCCGCCACATAAGTCAGCGCAGCAGCACCAAGCACCTTGTCCACACCGTGCTCTTCCTCTTGAATGCAATGGTATGTATCGCGACTTGGGAAACGCCCAAATTTTCCAGCGGTTTCTCAATCAAACGGGCAACTGCCGGTTCGCCAACCCAACCAAGTCCAAGGGAAGCGAGCGTGATTCCCAGCTGGCAGGCGGAAAGGTAAGCGTCCAAGTTTTCAGTGATTTTCTGCGCGATTTTCGCTTTTCGATTCCCTTCCTCGACCAACTGCGCCAATCGGCTCGAACGGATTTTCACCATCGCAAACTCCGCCGCGACGAAAAATCCATTCATGAACACGAGAAAAA
This genomic interval carries:
- a CDS encoding phage shock protein A; its protein translation is MGVFQRIKDITRASLNDMLDKVEDPVVMLNQYLRDMEEEIAQAEVGVAKQMATERKLRQRLDESVRLSMDREAKAMEALRNGEESRARMWLEEKLYHDEKVKEIRDLHLQAKNTVEELVQQLHEMKDQYYQMRNKRHELAARAQLAKTRKHMAQVSSANVLETGQAARGFHRMEEKIMQMEIEAEILRKPHLGQGYAVNPYQATDAATQQKIEEQLQALREKVRPEQDTRTEPQELSDN